The genomic DNA CCATCGATAAAAATGGTATAATCTCTAACCTCTGGTACCAAACTCACAGGGTTCACATGGGTTTCGCCGAAGTTGAGCAAGGCATAAATTTGATCGTAAATGATGTAAAGCGGCTTCTCTCCTTCTTTTCTCCTTTTATTCTCCGCTACCACCAACTCGCAAATTTCTTTCAATTGGTCGGCAGAAAACATAGTCCCTGTGGGGTTAGATGGCGAGCATAATGCCAATAGCACAGCGCCTTCTAAATGCGGCTTGATGTCTTCTGCTGTTGGCAAAAAATTATTCTCTAACTTGGTTTCTACCTCCACTTTTTGTGCGGAAGTAAGGTAAGAATAGTGGTTATTATTCCACGATGGAATAGGGTAAATCACTTTATCACCTTGATCCACAATGCTCATATAAGCGGTATAAATGAGCGGTCGTGAGCCCCCAGCCACCAAGATTTCATCTGTGCTGTAATCTAAATGGTATCTGTTTTTAATATCCTTAGCAATGCTTTCTCTCAGCCCTAAAAGCCCATTGGCAGGCGGATAGTTGGTCATATGCTCATCATAAGCAATTTTAATTTCATCTTTTAATGCCTCTGGGATGGGATAAATCTGAGCGTTTAAATCGCCGATGGTCAGGTTGGCAATATCTTCGCCTTTGGCTTTTCTATCATTAACTTCGTTGCCTATTTTCACGATTTCCGAACCCACAAGGCTTTCGGCTAAAGCTGATAATTTCATTTTTTTATTTTTTATATGGTGGTTAAATTCTGGCTAAGATAAGCCTAAATCTTTTTTTATAACTTCTATTTTTTCATTGAGTGCCGCAACCTTGGCTTCGTAATCTTTCTCGCTATCCAAAGTGTCTTTAAGGCTAAAGTAAAACTTGATTTTCGGCTCTGTTCCAGAAGGTCTTATCGCGACTTTGGTGCCATCTTCGGTGTAGTAAATCAGCACATTAGACTGTGGAATGCTGTCCATTGTGGTTTTTTCATTTTTTAAAATATCCCAAGCGGTTTGCTCCTGATAATCCTTCACCAATACCACACGAGAGCCTGCCAAAGTTTGCACTGGGCTGTTGCGGAAGTCTGTCATCATCTTTTTAATTTGCTCTGCCCCTTCTTTGCCTTTTCTCACGATATTAACCAATCCTTCCTGATACAAGCCCAGTTTTTGATAAATTTCTATCATATATTGGTACATCGTTTTGCCTTGAGCCTTGCACCACGCCGCAATTTCGCAGGCTAAAAGAATGGAACCGCAAGAGTCTTTATCTCGGACGAAATCTCCTGTCATAAATCCGAAGCTCTCCTCGCCGCCGCAGATGAATTTTTGCTTGCCTTCGGCTTCTCTAATCATCTTGCCTATCCACTTGAATCCTGTTAAACCTGCCTTGCACTCTACGCCGTATTTCTTCGCTAAATCAAAGAAAACATCGGAGGTTACAATGGTAGATCCAATGAACTCTTTGCCTGTAATCTTGCCTAACTTCTGCCACTGGCTGAGGATATAATCCGTGAGAATCATATTGGTTTGGTTACCATTGAGTAACTGCATTTTGCCTTCTAAATTTCTCACGGCAATTCCTAATCTATCGCCGTCTGGATCAGTGCCAATCACAATGTCTGCGAGGGTTACTTCTGCCAAATCTAATGCCATCGTTAGCGCCGCTGGCTCTTCAGGATTGGGACTCTCCACCGTTGGGAAATTGCCACTCGGAACCATTTGTTCTTGTACCAAATCTATTTTTTGGAAGCCTGCCATTTTTAAGGCTTTAGGAATGGTGGTATAAGTGGTGCCGTGGATAGAAGTAAACACGATATTGAGCTGGTCATAACCTATTTTGTCCTTCTGGTACAGCGAGTTATCCATACACGCACGGATATAAACTTCATCTTGTGCCTCGCCAATCCATTCTATTAAATCATCATTTCCGTTGAATTTGATGTCTTCGTATTGGGTTTTAAGCACTTCTTCAATAATGGCGGTATCATTAGGCGTCACCACTTGGGCGCCATCATTCCAATAGACTTTGTAGCCGTTGTATTCTGGTGGGTTGTGAGAGGCGGTGAGCACGATACCTGCGTTACATTTTTTATCTCTTACCATAAACGATAATTCTGGCGTAGGGCGGTGTTCTTTGAATAACAACACCTTAATGCCATTGGCGGTCAAAACATCAGCCACCATTTTACCGAATTCTTTAGAGTTGTGTCTAACATCATAAGCTATCGCGACTTTAATTTTTTGATTTGGAAACTGTTGATGCAAATAATTGGCTAAGCCTTGTGTGGCTTGTCCTAAGGTGTAGCGGTTCAATCTATTAGTACCCACGCCCATAATGCCGCGCATACCGCCAGTACCGAATTCTAAGTTTTTGTAAAAAGCATCTTCTAACTCTGGAGAATTAGAATCTATCATCATTTTTACGGTTTCTCTCGTTTCTTCATCAAAAGCTTCTGATAGCCAAAGTTTGGCTTTATCTATTGTTGTCATAACTTATTTTTTTATGGTTTTGGTTTATTTTCTACTTGTGTTTTGTCTTCTATTTTAAGGTTTCGC from Riemerella columbina includes the following:
- a CDS encoding pyridoxal phosphate-dependent aminotransferase: MKLSALAESLVGSEIVKIGNEVNDRKAKGEDIANLTIGDLNAQIYPIPEALKDEIKIAYDEHMTNYPPANGLLGLRESIAKDIKNRYHLDYSTDEILVAGGSRPLIYTAYMSIVDQGDKVIYPIPSWNNNHYSYLTSAQKVEVETKLENNFLPTAEDIKPHLEGAVLLALCSPSNPTGTMFSADQLKEICELVVAENKRRKEGEKPLYIIYDQIYALLNFGETHVNPVSLVPEVRDYTIFIDGASKCFAATGIRVGWGFAPTLIINKMKAFAMHMGAWSPKPEQQAMSKFLVDTPAVEAFIQDFKGKIQHSLNTLHEGIQNLKVNGFQVDSIKPMGALYLTIQLDYIGKTTPEGKKIEDSSDLVFYLIDKAGMALVPFSAFGNSRTMPWFRASVGGCSLEDIQKMLPKLEKALTALQ
- a CDS encoding phospho-sugar mutase; this encodes MTTIDKAKLWLSEAFDEETRETVKMMIDSNSPELEDAFYKNLEFGTGGMRGIMGVGTNRLNRYTLGQATQGLANYLHQQFPNQKIKVAIAYDVRHNSKEFGKMVADVLTANGIKVLLFKEHRPTPELSFMVRDKKCNAGIVLTASHNPPEYNGYKVYWNDGAQVVTPNDTAIIEEVLKTQYEDIKFNGNDDLIEWIGEAQDEVYIRACMDNSLYQKDKIGYDQLNIVFTSIHGTTYTTIPKALKMAGFQKIDLVQEQMVPSGNFPTVESPNPEEPAALTMALDLAEVTLADIVIGTDPDGDRLGIAVRNLEGKMQLLNGNQTNMILTDYILSQWQKLGKITGKEFIGSTIVTSDVFFDLAKKYGVECKAGLTGFKWIGKMIREAEGKQKFICGGEESFGFMTGDFVRDKDSCGSILLACEIAAWCKAQGKTMYQYMIEIYQKLGLYQEGLVNIVRKGKEGAEQIKKMMTDFRNSPVQTLAGSRVVLVKDYQEQTAWDILKNEKTTMDSIPQSNVLIYYTEDGTKVAIRPSGTEPKIKFYFSLKDTLDSEKDYEAKVAALNEKIEVIKKDLGLS